The nucleotide sequence GATCTTGAATCCGTTGTCCTGCGCGGGGTTGTGCGAGGCGGTTATGACCCCGAGGTCATATCCCCGTTCGCTTCCGCGATCGAGTAATTGAACATCGGCGTCGAGCACAGTCCGATGCGGACGACATCGGCGCCTTGCGAGCGCAGTCCGTCCACGAGCGCGTCTTCGAGCTCGGGCGATGTCCTGCGCATGTCATGTCCAACCACGACGCGACGCGACGCGAATCGCGAAGCAATCGCCTTACCGATACGGTGCGCGTCGGCGGCGTCAAGCTCTTCCGGGGACCGGCCGCGAATGTCGTAAGCCTTAAAGATGCTGGGGTGCATAGAGAAGCTAGAATCTAGAAGATAGAAGCTCGGGAGAGGCTGGTCAATGGATATAGTTGCAGGTTCCCCGGCGTTGGCATACAGTAGTTATCGTGACCTTTTCCCTCTTACGTAAGCCTTTTATTCTAGATGCTAACTTCTAGATTCTCCAACCGCATATATGCAAATCGCTTTGGATTCTTCTCGCCGTCATCGTGGTGGTCGCCGCGTGGCTGATTTTCACCTATAACGGCCTGATCACGCTGAAAACCGTGTGGATGAAGCTTGGTCTGACATCGACGTGCAATTGAAGCGCCGATACGACCTCATTCCGAACCTCGTCGCGACCGTGAAAGGATATGCGACGCACGAAGCCGGCACACTCGAAAAGGTGACGCAGGCCCGCACGGCGGCCATGGCCGCGCAGGGTCCGCATGACAAAGCCGTCGCCGAGAACATGCTCGAGTACGCTCAAGTCGATCTTTGCCCTCGCGGAAGCCTACCCGGATCTCAAGGCGAACCAGAACTTCCTGAAATTGCAGGACGAGCTGTCCGACACGGAAAACAAGGCAAGCCTCGCGCCGCTTCTACAACGGCAACGTCCGCGACTTCAATATCAAGATTCAGATCTTCCCGAACAACCTGATCGCGAACATGCTCGGTTTCGTGAAGGCGAATTCTTCGAGGTCGAGGCGAAGGAAGAGCGTGAAGCACCGCAGGTCCAGTTCTAAGGATTAGGCTTAAAGAATTAGGGATGAGGGGAATTTCAAACCCCTAATCCCTTATCCCTTATCCCTATATCCCTGACCATGTATTCCCAGATCGATTCCAACAAGCGGAAGACTTGGCTTCTGATCGCCTTGTTCGTCGGCGTGCTCGCGGCGGTCGGATACGTCTATGGTCAGATCAGCGGGGCGGGCGAAGCCGGACTCGTGTTTGCGCTCGTCTTGTCGGTCGGCATGACGCTTTTCTCGTGGTTTTACGGCGACAAAGTCGTGCTGTTCACGACCGGCGCGCGCGAGATCAAGTCGCGTGACGAGTTCCCCTATCTGTGGAACATCGTCGAAAATCTGGCAATCACGTCCGGATTGCCAATGCCGCGGCTATACGTGATCGATGATCCCGCGCCGAACGCCTTCGCGACGGGCAGGAGCCCACAAAAGGCTTCGGTGGCATTCACGTCCGGGCTGATCGAGATGCTCGAAAACGAGGAGCTGGAAGGCGTGGCGGCGCACGAGCTCTCCCATGTGAAAATCTCGACAGCCGATATATGCTTTTGGTCGCCGTGCTTGTCGGAACGCTCACGCTGATGGGCGATATCTTCTTTCGATTCGGCTTCGGTTTCCGACGCGGTCGCCGCGATGCGCACCCCGCGCTCATCATCGTGGGACTTGTCTTCCTTATCGTTTCGCCGATCATCGGGGAGTTGATCGCTTGCGGTGAGCCGCAGTCGCGAGTTTCTTGCCGACGCGTCCGGATCGCTCATGACGCGTTATCCCGAAGGACTGGCCCGCGCACTCGAAAAATCTCGGCGCATGGCGGCCGCATGCGCACCGCATCGAACGCGACGGCACACCTCTTCATCGCCAACCCGTTCGGCCCGGGCAAGAGCTGGAGCCGTTTCTTTTCCACCCATCCGCCCGTCGAGGAGCGCGTCAAGCGTCTCCGCGGCATGCTTGATGCGCTATGACATCGCAAAACGTAAAATGTAAAACGTAACTTTAACCTATAACCATTAATCGTTAACCTCTACACAATCCGGGAATCGATTCGTAATGGTTAAAGGTTAATGGTTATAGGTTAGTATCACCCCCCATGATTCTCCCGACCTTCTCGACCGGTTCACGGTCCATCTCAAGGGTGCGCTGCAAAACGCGCTGGCGTTTGCGGTCGGGAGCGGTCGTGATCGCATGGAGCCCGGCGATTTGATCGTCGGACTGCTCTCCGGCCGCGGCTCGATCGCCTCGGAGGTCTTCCTAAAGGCGAATGTACGCGAAGAAGAGGCGAAGCGCCGGTTTCGCGGATTTCCGACGCCGCACGACCCGGGCGCGCCCATCGCGCCGGATTTGTCGCCCGCCGTGAAGCGTATCCTCGAAAAGGCCGTGTTGCTCGCGCATGTGCACGAGCAAAAGTACGTCGGGACGGAGCATTTGTTGTACGCGATCCTCGAATCCGATGTGCCGGACGCACGCGTTCCCTCACCGAATCCGGGATGCAGCTCGACTTCGCGAAGGATCAGCTGCTCGGCGTGCTGCGCTCGACGAGCCGGTTTCCGGAACTCGGCGACGCGGCGGCGGATCCGCCCTCCCCGGCCGAGGAAGGCGCCGCTCCCACGTCGCCGCTCGGCCAGCCCTCGCTTCAGATGCCGGACCTGCGCGGTCGAACGTCACGCGAAAAAGCCGCGCGCGCTCGAGATCTTCGCGCGGGAGCTGACGTCTCCCACGATCGTCGCGGCGCTTGATCCCGTCATCGGCCGCGAGGCGGAAACGGACCGCTTGATCGAAGTGCTGTGTCGGCGTACCAAGAACAACCCGATCCTGCTTGGCGAGCCGGGCACCGGCAAAACGGCGGTCGTGGAGGGGCTCGCACAACGCCTCGCGTCCGGCGACGTCCCGGACGCGCTGCACGGGAAGCGTCTCTTTGCCGTGGATCTCGCGCTCATGGTCGCGGGGACGATGTACCGCGGCGAGTTTGAGGCGCGTATCAAGCAACTTGTCGAGGAAGCGAAAGAAGATCCGAACGTGATTTTATTTATCGACGAAATCCACAACCTCGTCGGCGCGGATCCTCGTCCGGCTCGCTCGACGCCGCGAACATCCTGAAGCCCGCGCTCGCACGAGGCGAGATCCGCTGCATCGGCGCGACGACATGGAACGAATTCAAGAAACACATCGAACCGGATGCCGCGCTCGAGCGCCGGTACCAGCCCGTCGAGATCCTTGAACCGGAACCGGAGCTCGTCCTACGCATGTTGCTGGGCGTGAAGGCAAAGTACGAGGACCATCACGCGGTAGCCTATGAGGACGCCGCGATCGAGTCCGCCGTGCGGCTTGCACAGCGCTATCTCACCGATCGTTTTTCCCGGACAAGGCCATCGATGTGCTCGACGAGGCCGCGGCGTCGGTCAACGCGCGGCGCGTCTCCGGCGAGGACATGGAACGCATCCGCGCGCTTGACGTCGTGCTCGACGCGATCCGCGAGGAAAAAGAACGCGCGATGCAGGAACAGCAGCTCGATCGCGCGTCCAAGGCGCAGGCGGATCTTGACCGGCTCGGCAAGGAGCGCGAGTCGCTTGTCGAGGCGCTCAAGAAAAAGAAAGAAGCCAAGCGTCTCGCCGTGACGGTCGAGGACGTTGCGCGGACGGTGTCGCGCCTTTCGCGCGTCTCGCTTTCGGATATCCTGCGTTCCGAGCGCGAACAACTCGTCTCGATGGAGGAACGTCTCGCCGCGTCCGTGCTCGGACAGGCGGAAGCGGTGCGGGCCGTGTCGGAAACCGTGAAGCGCTCGCGGCTCGGGCTCTCCGATCCCGTCCGTCCGCGCGCGAGTTTCCTGTTCGTAGGCCCGTCCGGCACGGGCAAGACGGAGCTCGCGAAAGCGCTCGCGAAGGAACTCTTCGGCCGCGAGGAGGCGCTCGTGAAGCTCGACATGTCGGAATTCGCCGAAGGATATTCCGTGTCAAAACTGCTCGGCTCCCCCGCCGGATACGTCGGCTATCGCGAGGGAAATCGTCTCGCGGACACAATCCGCAAGCACCCACATTCGGTGCTGCTCTTCGACGAATTCGAGAAAGCGCATCATGACGTGCAGCATCTCCTCTTGCAGGCGCTGGAAGACGGCAAGATGAGCGACGCGAACGGCCGCCATATCCCCTTCCGCCACGCCTACATCGTTCTTACGTCAAACGTCGGTGCGGAATATCTCACGCGAGCCGCGCTTGGCTTTGGCCATGCGTCCGACGGCTTCGAATCCCTCGTGAAGGAACAACTGAAAGAACGGTTCCGTCCGGAGTTGCTGAACCGTATCGATCGCGTCGTGGTGTTCCGCCCGCTTGAGCATGGATCGATGCGAGAAATCGTTCGTCGCGAACTTGATGAAACGCTGAAGCGGCTCGCCGAAGCGCAGGAAGTCGCGCTTTCCGCCGGTGATGATGTTTTGGATTGGCTACTCGCGCGAGCGTCAGGCCGAAGAAGGCGCGCGCGCCGCCCGACATCTCGTGGAACGTGAGATCGTGACGCTGCTCGGCGCGTTCCTGCTCGAGCATCCGAAGCGTAAAAAAGGGAAACTGACGGTGAGTAGGGATAAAATCAAGATCACGTAGCGCAAAGTTTAACCTATAACCATTAACCTTTAACAGGTGTTCTAAAGGTTAGAGGTTAAAGGTTGGAGGTTAACTCCTGAAACCTGGTAAACTGCCCGCATGGCCGATGAGCCACAGGCCGTTTCAGGCTCGGAGGAAGAGCCGAAAGAAGCGGACAAGCGTCCGAAGGTGCCGAAGCCGAAATTCGGCCGGATTTTGAGTATCGGAGGCCAGTTTTGGACGGTACAAGAGGCGGAGAACGGAACCGTGACGGTTTCGAGAAAAGTGGGAGATACGTTCGAGTCGCGACAACTCTCCTCCGAGGAGTACGAACGCGCCGCCGCCGTTCCCCTGCCGGCCAATCTTGCGAAGCAAAAGCCGCCGAAAGGGATCGCCGTCGGGTCGTATTACGGCGGCGGAGTACAAGGCGCGATCACGGGGCGCGTGCTTGCGTATGACGCCGTGACCGGCGACGCGCAAATCGACAGTCCCGAGCGCGGCGTGACGACGGCGTCGGTCGGGTCGGGCGCCACACTGCCGAAACCCGGTGCGGCGCCGGCCCGGCCCGGGCGCAAGCCGCAAGGGAGCTTGGTCGACCGATGGGTACGGCGGCAGCTGTCGGACGTGTCATACGGCGCCATCCCCGCCGAGCGTGAAGCGCCTAAGGCCGCTTCCGGCGGACTCAAGGAAAAAAGGAACGGGTCAAAAGAAGAAGGGGGAAGAGACGGAGGAGGAGGCGGCGCCGTCGAACATCACGGTCAAAGTGGAGAAGCATGATACCGAAAAGGATGAGTATCTGATCACGCTTCGTGATCCGGAAACCGGCGAGATCGAGCGTCGTTGGGTGGACGGCGCATTCGCGCGCGCGAATTTGCGGCGCATCGTGAGCGTGCCCGCGGGTGAAGCGCGCGAGGCCCGTGAAACCATGCTGGAACCGCGCGAGTTGCGGGATATTTCGGAGCACATGAACCCGCGGCGAGTGACGAAGGCGGATCTGGAGTCGGTGAAGAAAGAGGCCGCAGGCCGCGTCGAACGGGAACGTCCCGCGGAGGAGGAAGAAGAAGTGGCGGGAACGATTCAAGAAGCTGAAGCACCGAAAGCGGCGCCGACGAAACCCGCAGCGTCCGTTGCAGCCGTCGCGCCGACGGTCGCCGTGCCGCCGGCCGTCGTGGTTTCGCGCACGATGCCGGTTGGCAAAGCGACCGCCGCCGCGACCCCCGTTTCGCCCGCGCCGTCCATTCGTGAGACGCGGGCCGAGCTGAAGGCGCAAGTCGAGAGCGTGAAACCGACAGAACCTGGTGCGTTCGAGATCCGCGCGGGCGTCGCGATTCCACCGCCACCGACTTCTCCCGCGGCCGCCGTCCTCGGCGTAACCGGGGCCGTGTTAGGTGCGCTCGGCGTCGAGGCGAAGGCGGACGCGCGACGTGCCGCCGACCAGCAGGCGCTGTACGCACACGCGACGCATGCGCTCGAAATCGTGCAAACGCGCGCGGCCGAGCGGCGCAAATCCGTACAAGACTTACAGACGCAAGCGGACGCGTTGCGACAGGAAATCGCGGGGTTGAACGCGCAAGCCGCCGCACCGTCGACCGGCGCATATCGCGCACCGGCGGATGTCGCGCCGCGCATCCAGGCCGCGTCGCAAGAACTCGGAGCCGTCCAAAACAAGCTCGCGATGGCGAGATACGGGCTGCAAACCGACGAGGCACAGGCGCAACAGCTCCGGATCGCCACGAACATGATGAAAAACCTGGCGCCGGAGATGTGGAAGGGCGCGTGCCGCAGGCGATCGTCGGTCTGGTGGCGCAAAGCATCCCGCCGGACGTGCCCGCGCCTTCACCCGCACGCGCGGCCGTACTCGTCGCGGCCGTACAACCGGGCGCGCCGCCCCCGCCCCTCGCGGAAGCGCCGCCCGTGCCGCGTGAGGCGCCCACTCCCCCGCTCGTTTGCCGCCGCTCCTCCGTCCCGAACCGAGCGACCGACCCCGCCGACCGGTGCGCTTTCGACGGTGGCCGAGGACACTCGTGCGAGATTATCACGCGGCGGAGTTCCTTTGCCGCAGGCCACGGCCGTCGCGCTTTCCGCCGGCCAGCAGGCGGACCGTGCCGCCGCGCTCGGATATCAGGAAGGCCTCGGCGCGCCGGACGCCCGCATGGCCGCGTTTGCGCAGGAAGGCGCCGGTGCGCGTCCCGTCATCGAAACGATCCCCGCATCATATACCGAGCCCGGACGCGTCGAGGAAGCGGAAGATATCTATCAACCCGGCGGAGAGACCGCATCGGCGGAATTTGCGGAAGAACAACGGCGCTTGTTTGCGGCGCAGGAACAGTTTCTTCCCGGAACGACGGGCGGACCGCAGCCGACCGAGTTCGTACCGGAGACGGTCCGCGCCCAGCGCGTTCGACCCGAACCGGAAGGGCCGGATGAAGAGGCGCTGCGCGCCGCCGCGTACCAGGCTCAAATCGCGCAGGCTCGGGCGGCCGCGCTGCAAGCGTATGACGTCGAGCGGGAGGAAGAGGAAGAAACCGGCCTCAAGCGGATCGAGAAACTCCGCGCGCAAGTCGAGTCCGTCAAGCGCAACTACAGCCGTTTATTCGATCTGTTTAATGGAGCGTTGGGAGCCGCGACGGCGCCAACCGTCATCGGTGCCATTCTTGAGGCGTTGGCGATTCTTGGGAACGCAAACGGCCGTATGATCGTCGCGTTCATGACGTATCGAAAAAAGAACTCGATGATCCGTAAACTCGTGCCCCCCGGCGCAGATTCCCGTCGAGGTCGCATTCATCGCCGTTACGGATATTCTGGTCGTCAGCGTCGTGTTTTTCAGCACCTGCGTCCTGCTGGCGCCCTTCATTATTTTCTGGGTCCTGACAGCCACGGGCGTCAGCGCGATCCTGTGGGCGATCTTGTGAGCGCGCCGTTCTGACCCGATCTCTTCGTGCGCGTGCTATACTTGCCCCGTATGAACGAACGCGTGCAGCGGATCCTTCTTATCGTCGGTTTTGTGATCGTGGTCGGCGCGATGGCGTTCGGCCTGTGGTGGTTTTTCTTCCGTCCCCGGCCGGAGATTCCCGTCGTGACTCCGGGCGTGCCCACGCCTCCCGGCGCCCTTCCCGGTACCGGCGTCGCCGTCCCTCCCGGTCCGGAGATTCCGGTCACGCCCGGCCTACCGACTCGGGTGCCGTCCCGGGGTCGTTCCGACGCTCCCGGCCGGCGTCCCATCGGTGGCGCGGACGTCCGTCATTCTCGATACGCCTACGCGCAACATTTCCATGTCCCGCACCGGAGATGTTCGTACCTATAATCCGCAAGACGGTCGGTTTTATCGCGTCAATCCCGACGGGACGACGACGCCGCTCTCGAATCAGGCATTTTTCGAAGTACAGGATGTCGCGTGGGCGCAAAATTCCGACAAGGCGATTCTGGAATACCCGGATGGGTCGAACATCTACTACGATTTTGCGACGGATCGTCAGGTAACGCTGCCGCGGCATTGGGAGCAGTTCGATTTTTCACCCCAAGACGATCGCATCGTGACCAAGAGCATCGGCAATAACGAGGACAACCGCTTCCTCGTCGTGGCAAATCCCGACGGGACGAACGCCCGTCCCGTCGAGCCGCTCGGTAACAATCATGACAAAGTACAGGTCAGCTGGTCGCCGAACAATCAAGTCATCGCGTTTTCTCATACCGGCGAGCCGTTGGGGTTCGACCGTCAGCAAATCCTGCTGCTGGGCCAGAATCGTGAAAATTTCAAAGGATTGGTCGTGGAAGGTCGCGGTTTCATCCCGCAATGGTCGCCGAGCGGAAAAAACATCGTGTACAGCGTGTATTCTTCGGAGAATGATTACTTACCCACGGTGTGGTTCAGCGGCGCGCAGGGCGATGCGGTGAACGCCAACCGCCGCAATCTGCAGCTGAATACCTGGGCGGACAAATGCGCGTGGCAAAGCGAAACCGTCGTGATTTGTGGCGTGCCGACGCGGCTCACGCGCGGCGCAGGATTACAGCGCGACGCGTTCCGCAGCGTCCCCGACGAGATCTACAAGATCGATTTGTCCACGGGAGCCAAAAACAAACCTCGGCGTGCCTGCCGGAAACGCCTCCGTCCAGCAGATGACTATTACTCCGGACGGATCCACGGCTCTGTTTACGGATGAAACGACCGGTCGACTGGTTCGATTCAATCTGCAATAGCTATGGACGAACATCGCCGCAAAATCCTTTGGCTCCTCGTCGGCCTGCTCGGCGTGTTGTCGGTATTGTTGATCTGGAGCGAAGTATTTACGCGTCTCAATACGTTCGAAACCGGTCGCCCGCCCGCGATCGCTCAAAAGGCGCCGCCCGCGCCAAGCGGCCGCCCTCGCGTCCGAGCGATCCCGCGCGCGGGTCTTCGATCCCGAAGCCGTGGAAATCATCGAATTCGCGGATTTCAGTTGCGTGTATTGCCGTGCGTCCGAGCCTGAACTGCGGCAAGTACTGGTCGAAAATAAGGACTCCGTTCGGCATATCTGGCGCGATATGCCCGTCGCGAACGAGAACCCTTCAGGGATGTTGGCGGCCGTGGCCGGCCGTTGCGCCGGCGAGCAAAACAAGTTTTGGGAGATGCACGAATTGCTCATGACGTCGCGCTCACTTACGCTCGACGGTATCAAGGACATGGGGCGAGCGCTTTCGCTGAACCAGCTCGCTTTCGAAGATTGCTTGAACTCCGGCCGGCATGTTCAGTCCATTCGAGACGACGTGGCGATCGCGCAGGAATACGGATTAACCGGCGCGCCGACGTTTTTTATCGGCAAACAGGTGCTGACGGGCTACGTCACGGCCGCGGACCTGCGTTGGGCGATTTTGAAGGCGAAACTTGGCTATTGATATGCATTCGCAAGTCGCAAGTCGCAAGTCGCAGGGTCTGATGGTAATGATTTTTGCGTTTTGCGTCTTACAATTTGCGTTTGGCCCTCTTGTGCGGGCCGAGCCATGTCCCGCCTCCGGATGCGGAACCGGGTATTGCGCGCGCGATCCGCGCTTACCGGACGGCTCCGCCTGCTATGCAAGATGCACGTTCGGCGCGCCGGAAACGGGATGTTCGGACGGTTATCGTTGTATCAACTTCAGCGGCCAGGGTATTTGCGTGTTCAACGACTCGCCGCTGATCGAAGGCGACGCGGTCAATCCCCGATGCGATGGC is from Ignavibacteriota bacterium and encodes:
- a CDS encoding ATP-dependent Clp protease ATP-binding subunit; this translates as MERIRALDVVLDAIREEKERAMQEQQLDRASKAQADLDRLGKERESLVEALKKKKEAKRLAVTVEDVARTVSRLSRVSLSDILRSEREQLVSMEERLAASVLGQAEAVRAVSETVKRSRLGLSDPVRPRASFLFVGPSGTGKTELAKALAKELFGREEALVKLDMSEFAEGYSVSKLLGSPAGYVGYREGNRLADTIRKHPHSVLLFDEFEKAHHDVQHLLLQALEDGKMSDANGRHIPFRHAYIVLTSNVGAEYLTRAALGFGHASDGFESLVKEQLKERFRPELLNRIDRVVVFRPLEHGSMREIVRRELDETLKRLAEAQEVALSAGDDVLDWLLARASGRRRRARRPTSRGT
- a CDS encoding thioredoxin domain-containing protein, with the protein product MEIIEFADFSCVYCRASEPELRQVLVENKDSVRHIWRDMPVANENPSGMLAAVAGRCAGEQNKFWEMHELLMTSRSLTLDGIKDMGRALSLNQLAFEDCLNSGRHVQSIRDDVAIAQEYGLTGAPTFFIGKQVLTGYVTAADLRWAILKAKLGY
- a CDS encoding ATP-dependent Clp protease ATP-binding subunit — its product is MEPGDLIVGLLSGRGSIASEVFLKANVREEEAKRRFRGFPTPHDPGAPIAPDLSPAVKRILEKAVLLAHVHEQKYVGTEHLLYAILESDVPDARVPSPNPGCSSTSRRISCSACCARRAGFRNSATRRRIRPPRPRKAPLPRRRSASPRFRCRTCAVERHAKKPRALEIFARELTSPTIVAALDPVIGREAETDRLIEVLCRRTKNNPILLGEPGTGKTAVVEGLAQRLASGDVPDALHGKRLFAVDLALMVAGTMYRGEFEARIKQLVEEAKEDPNVILFIDEIHNLVGADPRPARSTPRTS